The following proteins are co-located in the Spea bombifrons isolate aSpeBom1 chromosome 3, aSpeBom1.2.pri, whole genome shotgun sequence genome:
- the COPB2 gene encoding coatomer subunit beta' gives MPLRLDIKRKLTARSDRVKSVDLHPTEPWMLASLYNGSVCVWNHETQTLVKTFEVCDLPVRAAKFVARKNWVVTGADDMQIRVFNYNTLERVHMFEAHSDYIRCIAVHPTQPFILTSSDDMLIKLWDWDKKWSCSQVFEGHTHYVMQIVINPKDNNQFASASLDRTIKVWQLGSSSPNFTLEGHEKGVNCIDYYSGGDKPYLISGADDRLVKIWDYQNKTCVQTLEGHAQNVSCVSFHPELPIIITGSEDGTVRIWHSSTYRLESTLNYGMERVWCVSGLRGSNNIALGYDEGSIIVKLGREEPAMSMDANGKIIWAKHSEVQQANLKAMGDAEIKDGERLPLAVKDMGSCEIYPQTIQHNPNGRFVVVCGDGEYIIYTAMALRNKSFGSAQEFVWAHDSSEYAIRESNSVVKIFKNFKEKKSFKPDFGAEGIYGGFLLGVRSVNGLAFYDWENTELIRRIEIQPKHIFWSDSGELVCIATEESFFILKYMSEKVATAQETHEGVSEDGIEDAFEVLGEIQEIVKTGLWVGDCFIYTSTVNRLNYYVGGEIVTIAHLDRTMYLLGYIPKDNRLYLGDKELNIVSYSLLVSVLEYQTAVMRRDFSMADKVIPTIPKEQRTRVAHFLEKQGFKQQALAVSTDPEHRFELALQLGELKIAYQLAVEAESEQKWKQLAELAISKCQFGLAQECLHNAQDYGGLLLLATSSGNAPMVNKLAEGAERDGKNNVAFLSYFLLGKLDTCLELLISTGRLPEAAFLARTYLPSQVSRVVKLWKESLSKVNQKAADSLADPTEYENLFPGLREAFLGEEYLKQKNNALPPAREYRNVTPNEERNVLAESKGFEPSDEASSVEVEKEIPSPSSQAVPVLEPATPSVPAAEKPVPKTTEDKAFLDLEEDLDNMELDDIDTTDINLDDEFSD, from the exons ATG CCTCTGCGACTTGATATCAAGAGAAAGCTGACTGCTCGGTCTGACCGAGTGAAGAGCGTTGACTTGCATCCTACAGAGCCATGGATGCTGGCAAGTCTGTACAATGGCAGCGTTTGCGTATGGAATCATGAGACACAG ACGCTTGTTAAAACATTCGAAGTTTGTGATCTTCCGGTCAGAGCAGCAAAGTTTGTGGCCAGGAAAAACTGGGTGGTCACTGGAGCA GATGACATGCAGATCAGGGTATTCAACTACAACACCCTGGAGAGAGTTCACATGTTCGAGGCACATTCAGATTATATCCGGTGTATCGCTGTACATCCTACTCAGCCTTTCATCCTGACCAGCAGTG ATGACATGCTGATCAAGCTGTGGGACTGGGATAAGAAGTGGTCCTGCTCCCAAGTGTTTGAGGGCCACACACACTATGTCATGCAAATTGTCATAAATCCTAAGGACAACAACCAGTTTGCAAGTGCCTCATTGGACCGAACCATTAAG GTTTGGCAGCTAGGGTCATCCTCCCCCAACTTTACCCTGGAGGGGCATGAGAAAGGTGTAAACTGCATTGACTATTACAGCGGTGGTGATAAGCCTTACCTCATCTCAGGTGCAGATGACAGACTGGTGAAGATCTGGGACTACCAG AATAAGACTTGCGTACAGACCTTGGAGGGCCACGCACAGAATGTGTCCTGTGTTAGCTTTCACCCAGAGCTCCCTATCATCATCACAGGCTCTGAAGATG GCACAGTACGGATTTGGCACTCTAGCACTTACCGCCTTGAGAGCACTCTCAACTACGGCATGGAACGGGTCTGGTGTGTGTCTGGTCTCCGTGGCTCCAATAACATAGCCTTGGGATATGATGAAGGCAGCATCATTGTTAAG CTGGGACGCGAAGAGCCTGCAATGTCTATGGATGCCAATGGCAAGATCATCTGGGCAAAGCATTCTGAGGTGCAACAAGCCAACCTTAAAGCAATGGGTGATGCAGAAATTAAAGATGGAGAGAGACTTCCATTGGCTGTAAAGGATATGGGGAGCTGTGAAATCTACCCCCAGACCATCCAACATAATCCAAATGGAAG GTTTGTGGTAGTATGTGGCGATGGAGAATACATCATTTACACTGCTATGGCGTTGAGAAACAAGAGCTTTGGGTCTGCGCAGGAGTTTGTCTGGGCTCACGACTCCTCTGA ATACGCAATTCGAGAGAGCAACAGTGTAGTCAAGATTTTCAAAAACTTCAAAGAGAAGAAGAGCTTCAAACCAGACTTTGGGGCAGAAG GCATTTATGGTGGCTTTTTACTGGGAGTGCGATCTGTCAATGGCTTGGCCTTCTATGACTGGGAGAACACAGAACTTATCCGCAGGATTGAAATCCAGCCCAAACAT ATTTTCTGGTCTGACTCTGGGGAGCTGGTTTGCATTGCTACAGAGGAATCATTCTTCATCCTGAAGTATATGTCTGAGAAGGTGGCTACTGCTCAGGAGACCCATGAGGGTGTGTCAGAAGATGGCATTGAAGATGCTTTTGAG GTACTTGGTGAAATCCAAGAGATAGTAAAGACCGGACTTTGGGTTGGAGACTGCTTCATCTATACAAGCACAGTGAACAGACTCAACTATTACGTTGGGGGAGAAATTGTTACAATTGCACATCTGGACAG gaCCATGTACTTGCTGGGATATATCCCCAAGGATAACCGTTTATATCTGGGTGACAAAGAATTGAACATAGTTAGTTACTCTTTGCTGGTGTCAGTCCTGGAGTACCAGACAGCTGTGATGAGGAGAGATTTTAGCATGGCTGATAAAGTCATCCCCACCATCCCCAAGGAACAAAGGACACGTGTAGCTCACTTTCTGGAGAAGCAG ggTTTCAAGCAGCAAGCTCTAGCTGTGTCTACAGATCCCGAACATCGCTTTGAACTGGCACTACAGCTTGGGGAGCTGAAGATCGCATATCAGCTGGCAGTAGAGGCAGAG TCGGAACAGAAATGGAAGCAGCTGGCAGAACTGGCCATTAGCAAATGTCAGTTTGGGTTGGCCCAGGAGTGCCTGCACAATGCTCAGGATTACGGAGGCCTCTTACTCCTGGCCACCTCTTCGGGCAATGCACCCATGGTGAACAAGTTggctgaaggggcagagagggacGGCAAAAACAATGTTGCTTTCCTAAGCTACTTTTTACTTGGGAA GTTGGACACTTGCCTGGAGCTCCTTATTTCCACTGGTCGTTTGCCTGAGGCAGCATTCTTGGCACGGACTTATCTACCCAGCCAGGTGTCCAG GGTAGTGAAATTATGGAAAGAGAGCCTGTCCAAGGTAAACCAGAAGGCAGCAGACTCATTGGCTGACCCCACAGAATACGAGAATCTCTTTCCTGGTTTAAGAGAAGCCTTTTTGGGAGAGGAGTATCTAAAGCAGAAGAACAATGCACTGCCTCCAGCAAGGGAATATCGTAATGTGACT CCAAATGAAGAAAGAAATGTTTTGGCCGAATCGAAAGGATTTGAGCCGTCTGATGAAGCCAGCTCTGTG